The following are encoded together in the Acidobacteriota bacterium genome:
- the recA gene encoding recombinase RecA yields MADDRTNRNKAIDMALTQIEKQFGKGSIMRLGDRIENVGIQSISSGCLSFDAALGVGGFPRGRVVEIYGPESGGKTTISLHAIAQAQKAGGTAAFIDAEHAMDAGYAKKLGVDTDNLLVSQPDSGEQALEIAEVLVRSGAVDILVIDSVAALVPKAELEGEMGDSLPGLQARLMSQALRKLTAIVSKSNTCMIFINQIREKIGVMFGNPETTTGGRALKFYSSIRVDIRRIGAIKDGDQFIGSRTRVKVVKNKLAPPFRESEFDIIYNQGISYEGDLLDLAVEHKLIDKSGSWFSYQGERLGQGRDNAKQFIREHPEVAQTLDAKLREILGVTRPVAAAPEKGKNA; encoded by the coding sequence ATGGCAGACGATCGCACCAACAGGAACAAGGCCATTGACATGGCGCTCACCCAGATTGAAAAGCAGTTCGGGAAGGGGTCCATCATGCGGCTCGGGGACCGCATCGAAAACGTCGGGATCCAGTCGATCTCCTCCGGGTGCCTTTCGTTCGACGCCGCCCTGGGCGTGGGCGGGTTCCCCAGGGGCCGGGTCGTGGAGATCTACGGCCCGGAATCGGGGGGGAAGACGACCATCTCCCTGCACGCCATCGCCCAGGCGCAGAAGGCGGGGGGGACGGCGGCCTTTATCGACGCGGAACACGCCATGGACGCCGGGTACGCCAAGAAGCTGGGGGTCGACACCGACAACCTGCTGGTGTCGCAGCCCGACAGCGGGGAGCAGGCCCTGGAGATCGCCGAGGTCCTGGTCCGGAGCGGGGCCGTCGATATCCTGGTAATCGACTCGGTCGCCGCGCTGGTCCCCAAGGCGGAGCTGGAGGGGGAAATGGGGGACTCGCTGCCGGGACTGCAGGCGCGGCTGATGTCGCAGGCTTTGCGCAAGCTGACGGCCATCGTCTCCAAATCCAACACCTGCATGATCTTCATCAACCAGATCCGGGAAAAGATCGGCGTCATGTTCGGCAACCCGGAGACGACCACGGGGGGGCGGGCGCTCAAATTCTACTCCTCCATCCGCGTGGATATCCGCAGGATCGGGGCGATCAAGGACGGCGACCAGTTCATCGGGAGCCGCACGAGGGTGAAGGTCGTGAAGAACAAGCTGGCACCCCCCTTCCGGGAATCCGAGTTCGACATCATCTACAACCAGGGGATTTCCTACGAGGGGGACCTTCTCGACCTGGCGGTGGAACACAAGCTGATAGATAAGAGCGGTTCCTGGTTCTCCTACCAGGGGGAACGGCTGGGCCAGGGGCGCGACAACGCCAAGCAGTTCATCCGCGAGCACCCCGAGGTGGCCCAGACGCTCGACGCCAAGCTCCGGGAAATACTGGGGGTGACCAGACCGGTCGCGGCGGCCCCGGAGAAGGGGAAAAACGCCTGA
- a CDS encoding SDR family oxidoreductase produces the protein MILGVSSGFGAAAAVALAGEGFHIAGVHLDRRRTLAGAEEVADEIRRRGREALFFNVNAADPGRRAEVIGALGRIRAGIRLMLHSLAFGTLRPFLGEDPALCIRQADLNMTLDVMAHSLVYWTQELRSAGLLSRGAQVYAMTSAGAHRVWPTYGAVSAAKAALEAHVRQLAVELAPSGIAVNALQAGVTDTPAARRIPGSDAMFAAARAANPGGRLTQPGDVASILVALSRSESAWMTGNVLRIDGGEDLV, from the coding sequence CTGATTCTGGGAGTTTCCAGCGGGTTCGGCGCCGCCGCGGCCGTGGCCCTGGCCGGGGAGGGGTTCCATATTGCGGGCGTCCATCTCGATCGCAGGCGTACCCTGGCGGGAGCCGAGGAGGTCGCGGACGAAATCCGGCGGCGGGGGCGGGAGGCGCTGTTTTTCAACGTCAACGCCGCCGACCCGGGCCGGCGTGCCGAGGTGATCGGGGCGCTGGGGAGGATTCGGGCCGGCATCCGTCTCATGCTCCATTCGCTCGCCTTCGGAACGCTGAGGCCCTTCCTCGGGGAGGACCCCGCTCTTTGCATCCGGCAGGCGGACCTCAACATGACGCTGGACGTCATGGCGCACAGCCTGGTTTACTGGACGCAGGAGCTGCGGTCTGCCGGACTCCTCTCGCGCGGGGCGCAGGTCTATGCCATGACGAGCGCCGGGGCTCACAGGGTGTGGCCGACCTACGGCGCGGTCTCGGCCGCCAAGGCGGCGCTCGAGGCCCATGTGCGGCAGCTGGCGGTGGAACTGGCCCCGTCGGGGATCGCGGTCAACGCGCTGCAGGCGGGGGTCACCGACACCCCGGCGGCCAGGAGAATCCCCGGCAGCGACGCGATGTTCGCCGCGGCCCGGGCGGCAAACCCCGGGGGGAGGCTGACGCAGCCGGGGGATGTCGCCTCGATCCTGGTCGCCCTCTCCCGCTCGGAATCCGCCTGGATGACGGGCAACGTCCTGAGGATCGACGGCGGCGAGGACCTGGTGTAA
- the yajC gene encoding preprotein translocase subunit YajC encodes MEQPILLQAASSDALLQFAPIVIVGVIFYLLIFMPMRKRQKKVEAMIAALKNGDKVITSSGIYGVVAGVKDRTFILKIADQVKIEVAKNAIAGLQGPEEAL; translated from the coding sequence ATGGAACAACCGATCCTGCTGCAGGCGGCATCTTCCGATGCCTTGCTCCAATTTGCGCCGATCGTGATCGTAGGCGTCATCTTCTACCTCCTCATCTTCATGCCGATGAGAAAGCGCCAGAAGAAGGTGGAAGCCATGATCGCGGCGCTCAAGAATGGGGATAAGGTGATTACGAGTTCCGGAATCTACGGCGTGGTGGCCGGGGTGAAGGACAGGACGTTCATTCTCAAGATTGCCGACCAGGTCAAGATTGAGGTTGCCAAAAACGCCATCGCCGGACTTCAGGGGCCCGAAGAGGCCCTCTAG
- the secF gene encoding protein translocase subunit SecF yields the protein MVSYVTRGGLNYGIDFTGGTIVFVKFQDAPDLDLLRETLKSPDSAPPLIQRFGQADDNTVQVRLQRLLEGGQTIESERERLVSSLGEAFGSGQDTGGRIDFNNAGASQIADYLAERDPDGLRAQSKSALDLDAYYRQMAGTLLDYRNKEADGLVASLDELGQAGVSPAVVASLGQGFHAGPFAIKGLESIGAVVGSDLRRRATLAVLLAFGAMLVYIAFRFKPIYGVAAIFALFHDVAITLGLFALTQKEISLTVIAALLTLVGYSVNDTIVIFDRVRENLRLMRKESLFDILNLSINQTLSRTVMTSGFTFIAVFSLFLFGGEVLNGFSFALTIGIIIGSYSTIALAATIVEWWYRKYGQKTRRRTA from the coding sequence ATCGTCTCCTATGTCACCAGGGGCGGCCTGAACTACGGGATCGACTTCACCGGCGGGACCATCGTGTTCGTCAAATTCCAGGACGCGCCCGACCTGGATCTCCTCCGGGAGACCCTCAAGAGCCCCGACTCCGCCCCGCCGCTGATCCAGCGGTTCGGCCAGGCGGACGACAACACCGTGCAGGTCCGCCTGCAGCGGCTGCTCGAGGGGGGGCAGACGATCGAGTCCGAGCGCGAGCGGCTCGTTTCCTCGCTCGGCGAGGCGTTCGGTTCGGGGCAGGATACGGGGGGGCGGATCGACTTCAACAACGCCGGGGCCTCCCAGATCGCCGACTACCTGGCCGAGAGGGACCCGGACGGGTTGAGGGCGCAGTCCAAGTCGGCGCTCGACCTGGACGCCTACTACCGGCAGATGGCCGGGACCCTGCTCGACTACCGCAACAAGGAGGCCGACGGCCTGGTCGCCTCCCTCGATGAACTCGGGCAGGCGGGGGTGTCCCCGGCGGTGGTGGCGAGCCTCGGGCAGGGGTTCCATGCGGGGCCCTTCGCCATCAAGGGGCTGGAGAGCATCGGGGCCGTCGTCGGGAGCGACCTGAGGCGGCGGGCGACGCTGGCGGTGCTGCTGGCTTTCGGCGCCATGCTGGTCTACATCGCCTTCCGGTTCAAGCCGATCTACGGGGTCGCCGCCATCTTCGCCCTGTTTCACGACGTCGCGATCACCCTGGGGCTGTTCGCCCTCACCCAGAAGGAGATCTCGCTGACGGTGATCGCGGCGCTGCTGACCCTGGTCGGGTATTCGGTCAACGACACGATCGTCATCTTCGACAGGGTGCGCGAGAACCTGCGCCTGATGCGCAAGGAATCGCTGTTCGACATCCTGAACCTGAGCATCAACCAGACGCTCTCCCGCACCGTCATGACGTCGGGGTTCACCTTCATCGCGGTGTTTTCGCTCTTCCTTTTCGGCGGGGAGGTGCTGAACGGGTTCTCGTTCGCGCTCACCATCGGGATCATCATCGGCTCCTATTCCACCATCGCCCTCGCGGCGACGATCGTGGAATGGTGGTATCGCAAGTACGGGCAGAAAACGAGGCGCAGGACGGCCTGA
- the secD gene encoding protein translocase subunit SecD, translating into MQKNLRWKLILILVFLGICTYFFVSPREKGAPWFSRLNLGLDLKGGIHLVLQVVTDDALNQELRQDADRIAQEYRSRDIPFTASRKGNGFAVEITGVDGARAADARAYLEDTYGNKYELRSKSLEGKTDFVLALTSSYMRETRESTVRQALETIRRRVDALGVAEPTLQIYGGSGQEVDDQIIVELPGIDDPERIKGLIANTAQLKLVLVKKDQGGPFSSVESAITANGGVIPEDYEILLYREDRGEDSRVEYLVVNRTPVITGKDLKTARPSTDSNGAPAVSFFLNSDGAKLFALATEQHVGEQLAIVLDDQVRSAPVINERIEAEGIIQGRFTQQQASDLSLLLRSGALPASLVVLGERSVGASLGNDSIRSGIFASLIGFGLVILGMLIYYRQSGINAVICLVANTAILLGFMGMVGATLTLPGIAGIILTIGMAVDANILIFERIREELRGGKTVRAAVDSGFSKVLWTILDSNITTLLAAIFLFQFGTGPIRGFAVTLFVGLIANIFTAIYLSHRIFEWVLGSRRVERLSI; encoded by the coding sequence ATGCAGAAGAATTTGCGATGGAAACTCATCCTGATCCTGGTTTTCCTGGGGATCTGCACCTACTTCTTCGTCAGCCCCAGGGAAAAGGGGGCCCCCTGGTTCTCCCGGCTCAACCTCGGGCTCGATCTCAAGGGGGGGATCCACCTGGTGCTCCAGGTGGTGACCGACGACGCCCTGAACCAGGAGCTGCGGCAGGATGCGGACCGGATCGCGCAGGAGTACCGGAGCCGGGACATCCCCTTCACCGCCTCCCGGAAGGGAAACGGTTTCGCCGTTGAAATCACCGGGGTGGACGGCGCCCGGGCGGCCGACGCCCGCGCCTACCTCGAGGACACCTACGGCAACAAGTACGAGTTGCGGAGCAAATCGCTCGAGGGGAAGACCGATTTCGTCCTGGCTCTGACCTCCAGCTACATGCGGGAGACGCGGGAGTCCACCGTCCGGCAGGCGCTGGAGACCATCCGCCGGCGCGTCGACGCCCTCGGGGTGGCGGAACCGACGCTGCAGATCTACGGCGGGAGCGGCCAGGAGGTGGACGACCAGATCATCGTGGAGCTCCCGGGCATCGATGACCCGGAACGTATCAAGGGGCTGATCGCCAACACCGCCCAGCTCAAGCTGGTGCTGGTCAAGAAGGACCAGGGGGGGCCCTTCAGTTCGGTGGAGTCGGCCATCACCGCCAACGGGGGCGTGATCCCGGAGGACTACGAGATCCTGCTCTACCGGGAGGACCGGGGGGAGGACAGCCGGGTGGAATACCTGGTGGTCAACCGGACCCCCGTGATCACGGGGAAAGACCTGAAGACGGCGCGGCCGAGCACCGACAGCAACGGTGCGCCCGCCGTGAGCTTCTTCCTGAATTCCGACGGGGCCAAGCTCTTCGCCCTGGCCACCGAGCAGCACGTGGGGGAGCAACTGGCCATCGTGCTCGACGACCAGGTACGGTCGGCCCCCGTGATCAACGAAAGGATCGAGGCGGAGGGCATCATCCAGGGGCGGTTCACCCAGCAGCAGGCCAGCGACCTGTCGCTGCTGCTGCGCTCGGGCGCCCTCCCGGCGTCGCTCGTGGTGCTCGGGGAGCGGAGCGTCGGCGCCTCGCTCGGCAACGACTCGATCCGGTCGGGGATCTTCGCCTCCCTGATCGGGTTCGGCCTCGTGATCCTGGGCATGCTGATCTACTACCGGCAGTCGGGGATCAACGCCGTCATCTGCCTCGTCGCCAACACGGCCATCCTCCTCGGGTTCATGGGGATGGTGGGGGCCACCCTGACGCTCCCCGGCATCGCCGGCATCATCCTCACGATCGGGATGGCGGTCGACGCCAACATCCTGATTTTCGAAAGGATCCGCGAGGAGTTGCGGGGCGGGAAAACGGTGCGCGCCGCCGTCGACAGCGGTTTCAGCAAGGTCCTGTGGACGATTCTCGATTCCAACATCACCACGCTCCTGGCGGCCATCTTCCTGTTCCAGTTCGGCACCGGCCCGATCCGGGGCTTCGCCGTCACCCTTTTCGTCGGCCTGATCGCCAACATATTCACCGCCATCTACCTCTCCCACAGGATTTTCGAATGGGTGCTGGGGAGCCGGCGCGTCGAGCGTCTGTCGATTTAG
- the tgt gene encoding tRNA guanosine(34) transglycosylase Tgt: MAKQDAPGFGFEVLQRDGRTGARRGVLRTPHGEIPTPVFMPVGTAAAVKAMPTEALEGLDARIILGNTYHLYLRPGHERIERLGGLHRFMSWPGAILTDSGGYQVYSHRELRRISEEGVQFRSHIDGSRSFFTPEKVIDIQRALGSDIAMVFDDCTPYPAGRTDAEESMELSMRWAARCAGQWNRFDNGGRALFGIVQGSVYPDLRRRSVEALDGLGFDGLALGGLSVGEPKGLMYDIVGSTVPLMPGDRPRYLMGVGTPEDLLRCVAMGIDMFDCVLPTRNARNGYLFTSQGRVLIKNAVHAEDQGPLDPECGCSTCRKYSRAYLRHLFLTGEHLYALYATRHNLTFYLDMMRKIRQAIDLGFFGNWFGLIEKGEDPFPWNYKL; the protein is encoded by the coding sequence ATGGCAAAACAGGACGCACCCGGATTCGGTTTCGAGGTACTGCAAAGGGACGGCCGGACCGGCGCCCGGCGCGGGGTGTTGCGCACCCCCCACGGGGAGATCCCGACCCCCGTGTTCATGCCCGTGGGGACGGCGGCCGCGGTCAAGGCGATGCCCACGGAAGCGCTCGAGGGGCTGGACGCGCGCATCATTCTCGGCAACACCTACCACCTCTACCTGAGGCCGGGGCACGAGAGGATCGAGCGGCTGGGCGGGCTGCACCGGTTCATGTCCTGGCCGGGCGCCATCCTTACCGACAGCGGGGGCTACCAGGTCTACAGCCACCGCGAACTGCGCCGCATCAGCGAGGAGGGGGTGCAGTTCCGGTCGCACATCGACGGGAGCCGGAGCTTCTTCACCCCCGAAAAGGTCATCGACATCCAGCGCGCCCTCGGCTCCGACATCGCCATGGTGTTCGACGACTGCACCCCCTATCCCGCCGGGCGCACGGACGCCGAGGAGTCCATGGAGCTTTCGATGCGCTGGGCGGCGCGCTGCGCCGGGCAGTGGAACCGTTTCGACAACGGGGGGCGGGCGCTGTTCGGCATCGTGCAGGGGAGCGTCTATCCCGACCTGCGGCGGCGCTCGGTCGAGGCGCTCGACGGGCTCGGCTTCGACGGCCTCGCGCTGGGGGGGCTGAGCGTGGGCGAACCCAAGGGGCTGATGTACGACATCGTGGGCTCCACGGTCCCCCTGATGCCCGGGGACCGGCCCCGCTACCTGATGGGGGTGGGAACCCCCGAAGACCTCCTCCGCTGCGTGGCCATGGGGATCGACATGTTCGACTGCGTGCTCCCCACCCGCAACGCGCGCAACGGCTACCTCTTCACCAGCCAGGGGAGGGTTCTGATCAAAAACGCCGTGCATGCCGAGGACCAGGGCCCGCTCGACCCGGAATGCGGCTGTTCCACCTGCCGGAAATACTCCCGCGCCTACCTGCGCCACCTTTTTCTCACCGGGGAGCACCTGTACGCCCTCTATGCCACCCGGCACAACCTGACCTTTTATCTTGACATGATGCGCAAAATAAGACAGGCTATCGACCTTGGTTTTTTTGGTAACTGGTTCGGGTTAATAGAGAAAGGGGAAGATCCATTCCCTTGGAATTATAAGCTTTAA
- a CDS encoding flagellar motor protein MotA, translating into MGGIAKGVVIILAIMSAWSISVMIERWLTYRQARKQSRLFTPAVAECLKDGKIDEAIALGEQYNKSHLAKVLVSGLHELQAHAKSKDIPGESLEASRRALDRATAISIEDLKRGLSGLATIGATAPFVGLFGTTIGIINAFQGMKTEETAGIAAVAGGIAEALVATAFGLFVAVPAVWAFNIFTNRIETFTVEMDNSSSELIDYFLKRRSEGRG; encoded by the coding sequence ATGGGCGGAATCGCCAAGGGCGTGGTCATCATCCTGGCCATCATGTCGGCCTGGTCGATCAGCGTGATGATCGAGCGGTGGCTGACCTACCGCCAGGCGCGCAAGCAGTCCCGGCTTTTCACCCCCGCGGTGGCCGAATGCCTGAAGGACGGCAAGATCGACGAAGCGATCGCGCTGGGAGAGCAGTACAACAAGAGCCACCTGGCCAAGGTGCTGGTGTCGGGGCTTCATGAGCTCCAGGCTCACGCCAAGAGCAAGGATATCCCGGGAGAAAGCCTCGAAGCCTCGCGCCGGGCGCTGGATCGCGCCACGGCCATCAGCATCGAAGACCTGAAACGGGGCCTCAGCGGGCTGGCCACCATCGGCGCCACCGCCCCCTTCGTCGGTCTGTTCGGGACCACCATCGGGATCATCAACGCGTTCCAGGGGATGAAGACCGAGGAGACCGCGGGTATCGCGGCCGTCGCCGGCGGTATCGCGGAAGCGCTGGTGGCCACGGCCTTCGGGCTGTTCGTCGCCGTTCCCGCTGTCTGGGCCTTCAACATCTTCACCAACCGGATCGAAACCTTTACCGTGGAAATGGACAATTCCTCCTCGGAACTGATCGATTATTTCCTCAAGAGACGGAGCGAAGGCCGTGGCTAG
- a CDS encoding 50S ribosomal protein L28 — protein sequence MPMQCYVCAKRPTFGHTVSHAHNISSRKFYPNLQSIRILENGTVKRIRICTRCLRSGKVQKAV from the coding sequence ATGCCAATGCAGTGTTATGTTTGCGCCAAACGCCCCACCTTCGGTCACACCGTTTCCCATGCGCACAACATCAGTTCGCGCAAGTTCTACCCGAACCTCCAGAGCATCCGGATCCTGGAGAATGGAACCGTCAAGCGCATCCGCATCTGCACGCGCTGCCTCAGGTCGGGCAAGGTCCAGAAAGCGGTCTGA
- a CDS encoding biopolymer transporter ExbD — protein MARRVKTKGVMADINVTPMADVMLVLLIIFMITTPLMQSGITVNLPKAKNPLDAPEADSKDAVVVALNREGKIFLGKRQVGEDDLYEFLVQKFSGGELNRNIFLKADTALSYGRVVQIVNQCRSAGVERIGLMAEKEKD, from the coding sequence GTGGCTAGAAGGGTCAAAACGAAAGGTGTGATGGCGGACATCAACGTCACTCCGATGGCGGATGTCATGCTGGTGCTGCTGATCATCTTCATGATCACCACGCCCCTCATGCAGAGCGGGATCACGGTCAACCTTCCCAAGGCGAAAAATCCGCTGGACGCTCCCGAAGCGGACAGCAAGGATGCCGTCGTGGTCGCCCTGAACCGGGAAGGGAAGATCTTCCTGGGGAAAAGGCAGGTCGGGGAAGACGACCTGTACGAGTTCCTCGTCCAGAAATTCTCGGGCGGGGAGCTGAACCGGAACATCTTCCTGAAGGCCGATACCGCGCTCTCCTACGGCAGGGTTGTCCAGATCGTCAACCAGTGCCGGAGCGCCGGGGTGGAGAGGATCGGATTGATGGCTGAAAAGGAGAAGGACTAG
- a CDS encoding biopolymer transporter ExbD has product MGMNVSGKKGAMADINITPYIDILLVLLIIFMVITPIRQMDLDVKVPQTSNDTEGAIDPSVIVVSIGESAQIAINQEETTIARLGAQLQEIYSARANKNMFISASAKLPYGDVVRVIDIAKGAGVGDIGLLTEIR; this is encoded by the coding sequence ATGGGAATGAATGTTAGTGGCAAAAAGGGCGCCATGGCGGATATCAATATCACTCCGTATATTGATATCCTTCTGGTGCTCCTCATCATCTTCATGGTGATCACTCCGATCCGCCAGATGGATCTGGATGTCAAGGTGCCGCAGACGTCCAACGACACCGAGGGCGCCATCGATCCGAGTGTCATTGTGGTTTCGATCGGCGAATCGGCACAGATCGCCATCAACCAGGAAGAAACGACCATCGCCAGGCTGGGAGCGCAGCTCCAGGAGATCTACAGCGCCCGGGCGAACAAGAACATGTTCATCAGCGCCAGCGCGAAACTGCCCTACGGAGACGTTGTCCGGGTGATCGATATCGCCAAGGGCGCAGGGGTGGGGGATATCGGTCTTTTAACGGAGATCCGCTGA
- a CDS encoding energy transducer TonB: MFEDLNQIGKSDTGKRLVSTFVAILLEIALVLTMVIAPLIFFDVLPESEILTFLIAPPPPPPPPPPPPPPPTNVKTPPKVAVIDPNQFVAPTEIPREIPPPSDEAPVVGVSNIVGGIPGGIAGGVAGGVPGGVVGGLLNSAAPPPPPPPPKPVKRNPIRVGGNVQESRLIRRVDPPYPDLAKRARVSGKVTLVVTVDEEGNVAECRVTSGHPLLNDAALNAVKQWKYSPTLLNGEPVPVIANVTVIFKLN, translated from the coding sequence ATGTTTGAAGACTTAAATCAGATCGGGAAATCGGATACGGGCAAGCGCCTGGTCTCGACCTTTGTCGCGATCCTGCTGGAAATCGCGCTGGTCCTGACCATGGTGATCGCTCCCCTTATCTTTTTCGATGTCCTGCCGGAGAGCGAGATCTTGACCTTTCTGATCGCGCCGCCGCCGCCGCCGCCGCCACCGCCGCCGCCGCCGCCGCCGCCGACCAACGTCAAGACCCCGCCCAAGGTCGCGGTCATCGATCCAAACCAGTTCGTGGCCCCCACGGAAATCCCGCGCGAGATCCCTCCGCCTTCTGACGAGGCGCCGGTTGTCGGCGTCAGCAACATCGTCGGCGGAATTCCCGGCGGGATCGCCGGGGGAGTCGCCGGAGGCGTCCCGGGCGGAGTCGTCGGCGGATTGCTCAACAGCGCGGCGCCGCCTCCTCCTCCCCCGCCGCCGAAGCCGGTCAAGCGCAACCCCATCCGGGTGGGCGGCAACGTGCAGGAATCCAGACTGATCCGGAGGGTGGACCCTCCCTATCCCGATCTTGCCAAGCGCGCTCGCGTTTCGGGAAAGGTGACCCTGGTAGTAACGGTTGACGAGGAAGGCAATGTAGCGGAATGCCGTGTGACCAGCGGACATCCCCTGCTGAACGACGCAGCGCTCAACGCGGTGAAGCAGTGGAAATACTCCCCTACTTTGCTCAACGGTGAGCCCGTTCCGGTGATCGCCAACGTGACCGTCATTTTTAAGTTGAACTAA
- a CDS encoding bifunctional (p)ppGpp synthetase/guanosine-3',5'-bis(diphosphate) 3'-pyrophosphohydrolase, whose translation MIRYEDLAEKVSRYHPDARIDMIQRGYVVSAKYHKGQVRMNGEPYLTHPLEVANILAELKLDAVTVTAGLLHDVIEDTLMSPGELRKQFGDEVYLVVDGVTKIPEIHLASNQQKQAENFRKMLLAMVSDIRVLFVKLADRLHNMRTLQYLSPERRERISLETLEIYAPLAHRLGMAKIRGELEDLAFSFLDPAAYQDTVSQIEKRRMVSQDFILDTRQRIERELGARGIPARIESRIKRIYGVYQKMKRQKITIDEVFDFIAVRVITDSVSHCYSILGILHTLWKPVPGRIKDYIAMPRPNLYQSLHTSVIGPSGQPFEIQIRTDEMHHIAEEGIAAHWKYKEGKHGVDEGEEQLRWLRQLIDSQNDISDAREFLSNLKVDLYPDEVFCFTPKGEVITLPREATPVDFAYGIHTEVGHRCVGAKVNNRSVPLRHKIRNGEIVEVLTAPDAVPSREWLAFVKTARARGKIRHWINQKEKEDAVDLGLKLMEKEAHRFRSSWKKLARMPEMEGVLERFGLAKAEDILPSVGFGTIAPRQILDQLFPERAQGPEARDAVLPRVLQRVLGRTDPPIAVKGRDEALVYRAKCCNPIPGDDIVGYITRGKGIAVHSTGCPTVAGLMGTSRITDVKWVGGGEPRVFSVHLEITLEDRQGILADITTAIASQKTNIRESRSSSDLDSRRGKVEFTVDVVDVKHLQKVIQGLRAVAGVRDVERI comes from the coding sequence ATGATACGTTACGAAGATCTCGCGGAAAAGGTAAGCCGCTACCACCCGGACGCCCGCATCGATATGATCCAGCGCGGGTACGTGGTCTCCGCCAAATATCACAAGGGGCAGGTGCGGATGAACGGGGAGCCCTACCTGACGCATCCGCTCGAGGTCGCCAACATCCTCGCGGAACTCAAGCTGGACGCCGTGACCGTCACGGCGGGACTGTTGCACGACGTGATCGAGGACACCCTGATGTCGCCCGGGGAACTGCGCAAGCAGTTCGGCGACGAGGTCTACCTGGTCGTGGACGGGGTGACCAAGATCCCCGAGATCCACCTGGCGTCCAACCAGCAGAAGCAGGCCGAGAACTTCCGCAAGATGCTCCTGGCGATGGTGAGCGACATCCGCGTGCTCTTCGTCAAGCTCGCCGACCGGCTTCACAACATGCGTACGCTGCAATACCTCTCTCCCGAACGGCGCGAGCGGATTTCGCTCGAAACCCTGGAAATCTACGCACCCCTGGCCCACCGGTTGGGAATGGCCAAGATAAGGGGCGAACTCGAAGACCTCGCTTTCAGTTTCCTCGATCCGGCCGCGTACCAGGACACGGTGTCGCAGATCGAAAAGCGGCGGATGGTCAGCCAGGATTTCATCCTGGATACGCGGCAGAGGATCGAGCGGGAACTGGGCGCGCGCGGCATCCCGGCCCGGATCGAAAGCCGGATCAAGCGCATCTACGGCGTGTACCAGAAGATGAAGCGGCAGAAGATCACGATCGACGAGGTGTTCGACTTCATCGCGGTCCGGGTGATCACCGACAGCGTGAGCCACTGCTACAGCATCCTGGGGATCCTGCATACCCTGTGGAAGCCGGTTCCCGGGCGGATCAAGGACTATATCGCCATGCCGCGGCCCAACCTCTACCAGTCGCTCCACACCTCCGTCATCGGCCCCAGCGGGCAGCCGTTCGAAATCCAGATCCGTACCGATGAGATGCACCATATCGCCGAGGAGGGGATCGCGGCCCACTGGAAATACAAGGAGGGGAAACACGGGGTGGACGAGGGGGAGGAACAGCTGCGGTGGCTCCGGCAGCTGATCGATTCGCAGAACGACATCAGCGATGCCCGGGAATTCCTGAGCAACCTCAAGGTCGACCTCTACCCGGACGAGGTGTTCTGCTTCACCCCGAAAGGGGAAGTGATCACCCTGCCGCGCGAAGCCACCCCGGTGGATTTCGCCTACGGCATTCATACCGAGGTGGGACACCGCTGCGTCGGGGCGAAGGTCAACAACCGCAGCGTCCCGCTGCGCCACAAGATCCGGAACGGGGAGATCGTCGAGGTCCTCACGGCGCCGGATGCCGTGCCGAGCCGTGAATGGCTCGCTTTCGTCAAGACGGCGCGCGCGCGGGGGAAGATCCGGCACTGGATCAACCAGAAGGAGAAGGAGGACGCCGTCGACCTGGGGCTCAAGCTGATGGAGAAGGAGGCGCACCGCTTCAGGAGTTCCTGGAAAAAGCTCGCCCGGATGCCGGAAATGGAGGGGGTACTGGAGCGTTTCGGGTTGGCGAAGGCGGAGGACATCCTCCCCAGCGTCGGCTTCGGCACCATCGCCCCCAGGCAGATCCTGGACCAGCTTTTCCCGGAGCGGGCGCAGGGGCCGGAGGCCCGGGACGCGGTGCTCCCCAGGGTCCTTCAGCGGGTGCTCGGCCGGACCGACCCGCCGATCGCGGTCAAGGGGCGGGACGAAGCCCTGGTTTACAGGGCCAAATGCTGCAACCCCATCCCGGGAGACGACATCGTGGGCTATATTACGCGGGGGAAGGGGATCGCGGTGCACTCCACCGGATGCCCGACGGTGGCCGGTCTGATGGGCACCAGCCGCATCACGGATGTGAAATGGGTGGGCGGCGGGGAGCCCCGGGTTTTCAGCGTCCACCTGGAGATCACGCTCGAGGACAGGCAGGGGATCCTGGCCGACATCACGACGGCGATTGCGAGCCAGAAAACGAACATCCGGGAATCCCGGTCAAGCAGCGACCTGGATTCCCGCCGGGGCAAGGTCGAGTTTACCGTGGACGTCGTCGACGTAAAGCATCTGCAGAAGGTGATTCAGGGCCTGCGGGCCGTTGCCGGGGTGCGGGATGTGGAGCGGATCTGA